Part of the Planococcus plakortidis genome is shown below.
ATGCGCCGGAAGAATAAGCGCCACTGCGTTTGCCTTTGTTTTCTTTCACGTCGACCCAGCGGTTATCGATGCCGGATTTGACGATTCCTACGTATTCCTCACCGAGTGCATGCAATCCTTCGAGCATCATGCCTGTCGCCTTGTCGTATGGGATCTCCATTTTGACTTCCTTGACGAGCGGTGTGTACATATCATACATATGGACTTGGTCGACTCCCAACACTTCTTTGCGCAGCGCTACATAACGCTGCAGTAAATGCAGGTTGTTGTTGACGGTTTCGACTAATTGGTCGTACACCGTTTCCGGGATGTGGTCATCCGATAATGCCGCTTCACGCGCCGATGAATAATTGCGGATTCTCGCATGGACATTATCGCGTTTCACATTTCCCGATAAAGTGGAAGCAAATGTATTGCGGAATTTCCCGTATGTCGCATAGACGGCTTTGAATGCGTCTTCGCGTACGCGGCGGTCCTTGCTTTCCATGAAGCGGATGTAGTTGCCGTGCGTGATCTGCACTTTTTCGCCGTCTTCATTCTCGATTTCCGGAAACTCCAAGTCAGCATTGTTGAGCATGCCGAACGTTTCGGAAGATGCACCGACGACTTCGGATAATTGCGCAAGCAGCGCTTCCTGTTCCGCATTCAATACATGTGGGCGCATCTTGTTCAATTCTTCGAGCGCGTGCTTATAAAGCTTCAGGCCATCATGTTCTTCGACATGGCGGTTCAGCTCCGATTCGTCCAACGACAGGATTTCAGGCGTCATATAGGACAAGCCTGCTGCCGTTTTGGCAAAAAGCGATTTGATGCGGCTATCCATCGCCTGATAAGTCGAGTTCGTCGTATCCTGGTCATAACGCATATGGGCATATGTGTATAGTTTGCGCAAGCGTTCCGATAACTCATCTTTATAGCTCAGCGCCTCGTATAAAGCAGATGCCCCGCCTGATAAGGTACCTTCGTATTGCCCAGCTTTCTCAGCCAGCGCCGAGACGGCTTTGAATTCCTCTTCCCACTGTGAATCGGTAGCAAAGATATCCTCCAAGCGCCATGTCAATTCTGCAGGCACTTGATCTCTGGTCATTAATTTTTCCGTCATTTGGCTGCCTCCTCTTTCCCCTTGTTTCGGGAAACGAATTACACCTTATTTTCTCAATTTTCCCACCCTTTTGCAAGCAGATGATAGGAAATATCCACTGCTTCTGAAAAAGGCGTGGCACGGCCATTTCTATAGAGGGTTTCATATGCCGAAAGCACCTGTAATAGCGATTCATTTTCTGATCCAGAAGGCGCAACCTTGACTAAGCTATCAGCCAACAAAGTTTCCACCGGCTTCCCGCATTCAATCATTTTCGCGGTTTTCATCTGCCATATAAGGGGAGGTTCCAAAATAAGGTGCCCGCCTGCAATCGGCAAGCCGAAAACGTCCGGTATGGCCTCCCTGTCGAGCTGAAGCTCATAACTCAAGCGCCAGAATGGGTTTTTCATCCGGTTCCTCGCGAATAACTGGGAACGGATATACTTATGCTTTTCAATTCTCATGAGGGCTGCTGCCTGTTTGTATTCAGCTTGATTCAATTTTTTGGGCATTGCAAAAGGGTAGCTTTGTTCACGCATTGGCAAGAGCGATACTTTCGCAATCCAACGGTTCCCTTGAATATAAAAAAGATTGGAGTAATAGACGAAGAGGGAGTGTTTGGGGCTGAAATGCAGGAGATGGGGATGGAGATTTGTACCGCGGAACATCGAGCGCTCGAATGGGCGTATTTGAAAAATGCCTGGGCCTGAAACAGGGACTCTTTCCATTCCCCGGATCCAGATGGAATGGAGCCCCACCTGTTCATACCCCTGGCTGCGCTTGATGACCTGCTCTACAGGCAATGGGCTGCACTGAAGTTCAATTGCCGTTTTTCCAACCAACAGGTCGGGCCGCTGTTTGATCAGCGGCAAATAATGTTCGAGTTGGACCGGAATGTGCTTGTCATGGAAAAAAGAGGACAGCTCACATTTGCCCAACAGGTGAAGGAGCGTTTCCGGTTCACCGCCTTGCGTGCAGGACAATTGCTTAAGATGGGCAAAATGGGGGATTTTTACCATGCCGACTTTCAAGACGACCGGGGCTTTGCAAGCAGGACATTGAAATGTACGGCCCCTTCGCAATTCAATCAGCTGCTCCCTGGTGTGGTAAGTTTGCAGCGTAAAGATATGGCCGTTATCAAGTGCCGTAAGTATATGAATCACTCTCCTTTGATTCAGTTTACGTGGAAGGCCCATAGGCCGCAATATCGAAATGCTGGCGGCTTTTGAACATATTCCCTAGCTTATTCTTTCGGAAAACGGCATAAAAAAACCTCCTAAAGAGGAGGTTTTTTAGCCGAAATAATGCAATACATTCGACAATGCATCTTCCTTGAAGATTGGTTTGCCGTATTCTTCAAGACGGTGAATCGTCATTGGCGTTTGTTGCAAGTATTCCGTGATGACGCTCAATTGGTCTTTAATGTCTTTTTCTGAATGCAAGATCTCATCAAACTTTACATGCATATAATACTTGCCGTCAAAGTGGTACAAGGCCGTATCGACTGGCATGTACATAAGACGCTTTGCAATCGGAAGCAACTCTTCCACTTCGGAAAGCACAAATGAGTATTCGAGCTTCTTCGCATCGCCTTCATCATATACAGGTTCGAATTCATCAAATTCCGGCGATCCGGTTTCTTCTCCTGAAAACATTTTGCGGCGTTCTTCTATATCATCCGGCAAATCAAGTTTTTGCCCGTCTTTCGTCAATTGCGCACGAGTGACAGTGACTTCTAGCCCTTTGTCCATGGCTTGTACTTGGATCCACAGCGGCCCTTCCATAACGAAATCGGCTTCTTCATTGACTTCATCCATCATTTCCCAGAAAAGCTCTTCGCTTTTGTCTCTGTTAAACCAAATTTCGTCACGGCTGAACCCTCGCTCTTCAACATCGAGATAGGAAATGTAAAATTTCACTGTGTTGTCGTTAATGCGTTCTATTTCCATTTTACACCTCTCCTTTTCGGATCGGATTAAGAGGAAGTTCCTCAAAAGCCGTGATTTTTTACTACCTCCATTATACCTTTCCTGAAGGCTTAAAAACATTTTTCTGCCTATAGGCGGCACCAGAAGATAATTAACTTAGAGTTTAATCGAATCGACAGACTTTTGCAACTAATCAAGCCGTGATTTCCGTGCCATAAATATGAAGCAGACGATATACGAGCAAGATAAAGAAAAGCCGCCCCATGATTCCTTATGAAAAACCATAAAGACCGGACAGCTTTTTCTCCTTATTCTCAGTTGACCATGCGCTGAGCTTCCAGCAATTGATATGCGCGCACTTTGCGTGGCAGGAATCGGCGAATCTCATCTTCGTTATAACCGACTTGCAGGCGTTTTTCGTCCATGATGATCGGGCGTCTCAATAGGCCCGGATGTTCCTGGATCAATTCATAGAGGCGCTGCAACGGCAAGCTCTCTACGTCTACATTCAGTTTTTGGAAGATCTTCGAACGAGTCGAAATGATTTCATCTGTTCCGTCCTCTGTCATACGTAGAATTTCCTTGATTTCACTGATTGTCAAAGGTTCGGAGAAGATATTACGTTCTGTATATGGAATATCATGTTCTTCCAGCCACGCTTTCGCCTTACGGCAGGACGTACAGCTTGGAGAAGTGAATAAAGTAACCATCATAATGGAGCACTTCCTTTCGGATTCATGGGTGTTAAAGGAATTCATTCTTAAATTAGAATCACTATCGTTTAGAAGCTCTACAATCATTATACAACATTAGACTTCAGTAATATATAGCTGACAGCGAGAATTTTAAAAAAACATTGATTCTGTCACAGTCCCGCTACATTTCCAGAGATTTTGTAAAACTTATACATTAGAAATTTACCCGCTTCTTTTATCAATTAAACTTCAATAAGGAAATTTTATTCTCATTTACAATGTTTTTTTGAAAATAA
Proteins encoded:
- the mecA gene encoding adaptor protein MecA codes for the protein MEIERINDNTVKFYISYLDVEERGFSRDEIWFNRDKSEELFWEMMDEVNEEADFVMEGPLWIQVQAMDKGLEVTVTRAQLTKDGQKLDLPDDIEERRKMFSGEETGSPEFDEFEPVYDEGDAKKLEYSFVLSEVEELLPIAKRLMYMPVDTALYHFDGKYYMHVKFDEILHSEKDIKDQLSVITEYLQQTPMTIHRLEEYGKPIFKEDALSNVLHYFG
- the spxA gene encoding transcriptional regulator SpxA, whose protein sequence is MVTLFTSPSCTSCRKAKAWLEEHDIPYTERNIFSEPLTISEIKEILRMTEDGTDEIISTRSKIFQKLNVDVESLPLQRLYELIQEHPGLLRRPIIMDEKRLQVGYNEDEIRRFLPRKVRAYQLLEAQRMVN
- the pepF gene encoding oligoendopeptidase F — translated: MTEKLMTRDQVPAELTWRLEDIFATDSQWEEEFKAVSALAEKAGQYEGTLSGGASALYEALSYKDELSERLRKLYTYAHMRYDQDTTNSTYQAMDSRIKSLFAKTAAGLSYMTPEILSLDESELNRHVEEHDGLKLYKHALEELNKMRPHVLNAEQEALLAQLSEVVGASSETFGMLNNADLEFPEIENEDGEKVQITHGNYIRFMESKDRRVREDAFKAVYATYGKFRNTFASTLSGNVKRDNVHARIRNYSSAREAALSDDHIPETVYDQLVETVNNNLHLLQRYVALRKEVLGVDQVHMYDMYTPLVKEVKMEIPYDKATGMMLEGLHALGEEYVGIVKSGIDNRWVDVKENKGKRSGAYSSGAYGTNPYILMNWQDNVDNLFTLAHEFGHSVHSYYTRESQPFVYGDYSIFVAEVASTTNEALLNEHLVNTTEDEQERIYLLNHWLDGFRGTVFRQTMFAEFEHTIHQMDQNGEALTADRLTEVYYELNKKYFGEDMAVDEEIGLEWARIPHFYYNYYVFQYATGFSAATALSKKILEEGEPAVERYINEFLKAGSSDYPIEVLKKAGVDMTSSGPVEEACKVFGQKLEELEALLLKK
- a CDS encoding competence protein CoiA, whose translation is MGLPRKLNQRRVIHILTALDNGHIFTLQTYHTREQLIELRRGRTFQCPACKAPVVLKVGMVKIPHFAHLKQLSCTQGGEPETLLHLLGKCELSSFFHDKHIPVQLEHYLPLIKQRPDLLVGKTAIELQCSPLPVEQVIKRSQGYEQVGLHSIWIRGMERVPVSGPGIFQIRPFERSMFRGTNLHPHLLHFSPKHSLFVYYSNLFYIQGNRWIAKVSLLPMREQSYPFAMPKKLNQAEYKQAAALMRIEKHKYIRSQLFARNRMKNPFWRLSYELQLDREAIPDVFGLPIAGGHLILEPPLIWQMKTAKMIECGKPVETLLADSLVKVAPSGSENESLLQVLSAYETLYRNGRATPFSEAVDISYHLLAKGWEN